The sequence GCGCTGCATTCCAAAGTGCAAATTCATCCATATAGCCGTCATAATTGCCACTGCCATTGGCAAATGAACCAATTTTAAATGTAGCAATGCCGTCCATGGTGCGTTTCATATTGACGCCCGAATGCCATAAATGGCCGTTCAGATAAATCTTCATGGAGCTGTCCGCAATATTTTTGGTAAAGGTCCAGTAGTTCCATGTGCCCTCGTAATCTTGAGTTTGCGCCGCTTTGTTAATACGGTCATAGTTTCCGCTGTGACTGTTTCCGGCATCCCAATAAACATTCCCGTTCGACCACGGAATATGTGCATTCAACACGCGGCGTCCTTGTGAATCTGTTGCTTCAAAGGTGGACTGGTCTTGGGGTTGATGTGCGGGATCGCCATACTGCCAGAAAGAAACCGTGATAAAACTGTCGAGCGGTGCAAGCGCGGAAGCCGGAACGCTTACGTAATCGGCACCTTCAAAAAATAATGATTGGTCGTTGTCTGATGTTGCCAGTCCTGATTTCCAACCCGGATTGTCGGCCAGAACGGCTGTGGACGCACCATTCACGGCATTGTCAAATGATATGTCAACGAGCAGGTTCGATGTACCGTCCCAATTGAATGGATTAATAAATTGCAGGGAATTCCACCCGCTTACCAATAACGTATTATTTTGATACACGGTTGTAAAGCCTGTCAATTCTACGTTTTCGGCAGTAATTGAATCGAGTGAACAGTGTTTAATTCTGATAATTAAATTTTTCAGCATGCTGCCCGCTGATTGTATGTTGAATCTAATGCCCGTAATGTTTCCTGTTGTCATTCCGGAAGTAATCAATTCGCTTGCTTTCCAAAGGTATTGTGTTCTGCTTTCTGCATCAGAACTATGAAAGGGAAATGTTGATTGTAAAACTCCGTTACCAATACTTGCTGTGTTGAGCGAAAGGGTATCGGTATATACCGGATTGATGGAGAAGTGCGGGAAGTATTTGTACGACGGCTGTTTCATGAAGTGCAGGGAATCTGGGCTGGCGCCATCGACCACGTAGCTGTGTGCTGAAAGCATCGTAGAATCCAGCTTTCCGGTGTGCTCATAAAGATAAGTATAGGTGAGGTAATCCCATTCTCCACATGCAGGGCTTTGGGCAGGGTTGCATTTAAGCGTATAATACATTAGTATTTTCCGAGTTTGCAGTGTGTTGGGCGGGAACTGGAACTTCGCGTTTTGCGGAGAGCCAAAAGTAAATGTTTGCACATGGGTAGTGTCACCGGGACCGGCTTTTGTAAATATGGGCGAAGTGCAAAGAATGGATATCAGCAGCAATGAACGAAAGATGTTATTCATATTTTTGAAATTGTTTTTGAAGAATGTAAATGTAAATAATTTTTTGTTTAGAAACTTAGATATGAGATTGCTGCACTTCAATCATGGTATATCAAAAAAAATCCGGACAGCGCTGCCCGGATTTTCTATAAATATTAAGGTTATCTATGGAATATTCACATTCATACCTTCGCGGTACGAACGGTTGTAAACCTGTCCGCCATATTTGTATTTAAGTGTAAGCGATTTAGGATGACCGCGGTCGGGGTCACCGAAAGAGGCGTTTGATACATTCACGAAAAGTTTCCCGTTTCTGATTTTATTGCTCAGACTGTGGGTTACATCGTAGAATTTACCGGCGGTACCGTACTTTGCGCTGAGTATTACCAGTCCCATATACTCGGAGGGCTCACTGGTGTTCGTTTGATTTTTTACTTTGCTGTTCTGAGGTTTTGCTTTACCATCACCTTTTTGGAATTTGAATGGCACTTTGGTGTTTTTGTCTTTTGATTCCCAATAGCCTTCAGCCATTCCGGTTGAATTATTCACCGTAAAAACAAACTGACCGTTTTCGGCGCTGTTGCCAAGTTCGTTAAGGGTTACATTATAATTTTCGCCATTTTTTTGATAGGTCCCGTTAAGCTCGGTTTGTTTTCCTCCGGTCTGATTATAGCCGGAAGCATTGCCACCGCCTGCCTGACTAATGGCGAGAACCATTTCTGATTTGAGAAATTTTCCTTGCCATTGATACATCAATGCAGCTTCCGCGTCAGCGAATTCAGCTTTGATAGTTGCTGAATCGGCCACCAGCACAAATGATTCGCTTACCGAGCTTATCCAGCCAACTTCAACTTCTTTCTTCTCTGTTTTGTAGCCAGCAGCCTTGATATCGATGGTATAGGTTCCCGATGAAAGGAATTTTACCGTAGCTTCATTTTGTCCGGTAATGGTAGCAACTACGTCTTTATCGCTGTCAGTAACAATCAGTGTATCGGCTGCCACATTCATTTTTATTTTTAATGTTCCATGCGACATAAACCACAACCCCAGTGCAAGAACAATAACTACAACACCACCTATTACTGAAAACAAAATTATTTTTTTACTTTTTCCGTCTGCCATAGCTTTTCAGATTAATTGTTTGTTTGATTTATTATTGATTGCAACTTCTGTTAGTGCAAATCTATAAAATTTTATTTAACAATCCAATACGCACAACAAACCATCGTTGTGCACCAATAATCATAGATGGTGATACCTCTTATTCTGACGGTTTCTTGGATGCGCCGTTTTTCTTCCATATATAATATACCGGCACGCCCAGCAAAACGATAATCAGACCGGGCCAGGTGAATGTAGGCTTATAAATCAGAAGGTCTATCATAATGAGTGTTGCAACAATAATGTAGATAGCTGGAATTACCGGGTATCCAAACGCTTTGTAGGGTCGCTCGGCATTGGGTCTTTTTTTGCGAAGGATGAAAACACCGGCAATAGTCATTACATAAAATATTAGAACGGCAAAAACCACATAGTCCAGCAGATTGCCGTAGGTGCCGGAAAGACACAAGATAATTGCCCATCCGCACTGAAGCCACAGACCTAAAGAAGGAACACCTTTACTGTTGAGGGCTCCGGCTTTTTTGAAGAATAGTCCATCGCCTGCCATGGCATAATAAACGCGGGCACCGGAAAGTATCAAGCCGTTGTTGCAGCCAAAAGTAGAAACGACTACAAGCAATGCCATGATTATGGGTGCGGCATTGCCAAATAATCCGCTCATGGATGCCGTACCCAGCCTGTCGTTGGTGGCGAACTGAATACCTCTTGCAAAATCTGTTACACCATCGGGCGAACCGCGCAGGGGCAGTACCTGAAGGTAAACCACATTGGCAAGCATGTAGATTCCACAAACGATAAGCGTTCCAAGGAAGAGGCTGAGCGGAATATTTCGTTTTGGATTTACCACCTCAGCGCCCGTAAATGTGATATTGTTCCAGGCATCAGCAGAAAAAAGTGAGCCAACCATGGCTGTACCCATTGCCGCCAGTATCGCAAAACCGGCCAGAGGAATCATGCTTCCGTCTTTGTTCGTTTGCATTGCGTCCCAGAAAACAGCTTTGTTTGCCTGAATAGCTCCGGTGTTTGCAGCCCACGTTAATCCAACAATAATAAAGAGTAACAGAACTAAAATTTTTGTGAATGTGAATGAATTTTGAATCCATTTACCTGCTCTGATGCCTCTGGAATTAAGCCATGTAAGCAACAGAAGTGAACCGATTGCCGGAAAATGTACGGTGTTGAATTTCACAAAACCCAGATCGAGCCAGACA is a genomic window of Bacteroidota bacterium containing:
- a CDS encoding amino acid permease: MQESAPTFKKSLKLVDSTALVIGSMIGSGIFIVSADMARVLGSPGWLLVAWGITAFLTICAALSFGELAGMMPKAGGQYVYLREAYNPMSGFLYGWTLFMVIQTGTIAAVAMAFGKFLGVMIPWISENNVWLDLGFVKFNTVHFPAIGSLLLLTWLNSRGIRAGKWIQNSFTFTKILVLLLFIIVGLTWAANTGAIQANKAVFWDAMQTNKDGSMIPLAGFAILAAMGTAMVGSLFSADAWNNITFTGAEVVNPKRNIPLSLFLGTLIVCGIYMLANVVYLQVLPLRGSPDGVTDFARGIQFATNDRLGTASMSGLFGNAAPIIMALLVVVSTFGCNNGLILSGARVYYAMAGDGLFFKKAGALNSKGVPSLGLWLQCGWAIILCLSGTYGNLLDYVVFAVLIFYVMTIAGVFILRKKRPNAERPYKAFGYPVIPAIYIIVATLIMIDLLIYKPTFTWPGLIIVLLGVPVYYIWKKNGASKKPSE
- a CDS encoding DUF3395 domain-containing protein, translating into MADGKSKKIILFSVIGGVVVIVLALGLWFMSHGTLKIKMNVAADTLIVTDSDKDVVATITGQNEATVKFLSSGTYTIDIKAAGYKTEKKEVEVGWISSVSESFVLVADSATIKAEFADAEAALMYQWQGKFLKSEMVLAISQAGGGNASGYNQTGGKQTELNGTYQKNGENYNVTLNELGNSAENGQFVFTVNNSTGMAEGYWESKDKNTKVPFKFQKGDGKAKPQNSKVKNQTNTSEPSEYMGLVILSAKYGTAGKFYDVTHSLSNKIRNGKLFVNVSNASFGDPDRGHPKSLTLKYKYGGQVYNRSYREGMNVNIP